One genomic segment of Thalassospiraceae bacterium LMO-SO8 includes these proteins:
- the nuoF gene encoding NADH-quinone oxidoreductase subunit NuoF yields the protein MLADKDRIFTNIYGFDSPWLDAARARGDWDGTKKLIELGRDKIIDEMKESGLRGRGGAGFPTGVKWSFMPKEIGSRPHYLVINADEGEPGTCKDREIMRSEPHKLIEGALVASFAMGAHAAYCYVRGEFHHEIDCLQRAVDEAYEAGLIGDDACGTGWKFDFYVHSGAGAYICGEETSLIESLEGKKGQPRLKPPFPAGVGVWGCPTTVNNVESIAVAPTILRRGADWFAGIGRPNNVGTKLFNISGHVNQPCTVEEEMGIPLKELIERHAGGVRGGWDNLLCVIPGGASVPVLPKNICDDVLMDFDSLREQRSGLGTAAVMVMDKSTDVIKAIARLSAFYKHESCGQCTPCREGTGWMARVMQRMVSGDAHIDEIDTLEEVTRQVEGHTICALGDAAAWPIQGLIRHFRPEMEKRILDNIARRSAAE from the coding sequence ATGCTTGCCGACAAGGACCGCATCTTCACCAATATCTACGGCTTCGACAGCCCCTGGCTGGACGCCGCGCGCGCGCGCGGCGACTGGGACGGCACCAAGAAGCTGATTGAGTTGGGCCGCGACAAGATCATCGACGAGATGAAGGAATCGGGCCTGCGCGGGCGCGGCGGCGCCGGCTTCCCCACGGGCGTGAAGTGGTCCTTCATGCCCAAGGAAATCGGCTCCCGGCCCCATTACCTGGTCATCAACGCGGACGAGGGCGAGCCGGGCACCTGCAAGGACCGCGAAATCATGCGCTCCGAGCCGCATAAGCTCATCGAAGGAGCCTTGGTCGCGTCCTTCGCCATGGGCGCGCATGCGGCCTATTGCTACGTGCGTGGCGAGTTCCATCACGAGATCGATTGCCTGCAACGCGCCGTCGACGAAGCCTACGAAGCGGGCCTGATCGGCGACGACGCCTGCGGCACGGGCTGGAAGTTCGATTTCTACGTCCATTCCGGCGCCGGGGCCTATATCTGCGGCGAGGAAACCTCGCTGATCGAAAGCCTGGAAGGCAAGAAGGGCCAGCCGCGCCTGAAACCGCCGTTCCCGGCCGGCGTCGGCGTGTGGGGCTGCCCGACGACGGTCAACAACGTGGAATCCATCGCCGTGGCGCCGACCATCCTGCGCCGGGGCGCCGATTGGTTCGCCGGCATCGGCCGGCCCAATAACGTGGGCACCAAGCTGTTCAACATTTCCGGTCATGTGAACCAACCCTGCACGGTCGAAGAGGAAATGGGCATTCCGCTCAAGGAACTCATCGAACGGCACGCGGGCGGGGTGCGCGGCGGCTGGGACAACCTGCTGTGCGTCATTCCCGGCGGGGCGTCGGTGCCGGTGCTGCCCAAGAACATCTGCGACGACGTGCTGATGGATTTCGACAGCTTGCGCGAGCAGCGGTCGGGCCTGGGCACGGCGGCGGTCATGGTCATGGACAAGTCGACGGACGTGATCAAGGCGATCGCGCGCCTGTCGGCGTTCTACAAGCATGAAAGCTGCGGCCAGTGCACGCCCTGCCGCGAGGGCACGGGCTGGATGGCGCGGGTCATGCAGCGCATGGTTTCGGGCGACGCCCATATCGACGAGATCGACACGCTGGAAGAGGTCACCCGTCAGGTCGAAGGGCACACGATCTGCGCCCTCGGCGATGCCGCCGCCTGGCCGATCCAGGGATTGATCCGCCATTTCCGCCCGGAAATGGAAAAACGGATCCTCGACAACATCGCGCGCCGGTCGGCGGCGGAATAG
- the nuoH gene encoding NADH-quinone oxidoreductase subunit NuoH, translated as MVEAWNSWIWPTVWIVLKILVIVVPILLSVAYLTLFERKVIGAMQLRKGPNVVGPFGLFQPLADGAKLFLKEMIIPSGANPGVFILAPCVTFALALMAWAVIPFGEGLVLADINVGILYLFAISSLGVYGILMAGWASNSRYAFLGALRSAAQMVSYEVSMGFVIITVLLCVGSLNLSAIVEAQRDMWFVIPLFPMAVVFFISTLAETNRHPFDLPEAEAELVAGYNVEYSGMAFALFFLGEYANMILMSGMTTILFLGGWLPPIDIEPLNWIPGPIWFAAKIAFCLFIFIWVRATFPRYRYDQLMRLGWKVFLPISLFAVAAVAGVLLAFGWVPTPVAG; from the coding sequence ATGGTTGAGGCCTGGAACAGCTGGATCTGGCCGACGGTCTGGATCGTCCTGAAAATCCTTGTGATCGTGGTGCCGATTCTGCTTTCGGTCGCCTATCTGACCCTGTTCGAACGCAAGGTCATCGGCGCCATGCAGCTGCGCAAGGGCCCGAACGTGGTCGGCCCCTTCGGTCTGTTCCAGCCGCTGGCCGACGGCGCCAAGCTGTTCCTCAAGGAAATGATCATCCCGTCGGGCGCCAATCCGGGGGTGTTCATCCTGGCGCCTTGCGTGACTTTCGCGTTGGCTCTCATGGCCTGGGCGGTGATTCCCTTCGGCGAGGGCCTGGTGCTGGCCGACATCAACGTCGGCATCCTGTATCTGTTCGCGATCTCGTCCCTCGGCGTCTACGGCATCCTGATGGCCGGCTGGGCGTCCAACTCGCGCTATGCCTTCCTGGGCGCGCTCCGCAGCGCCGCGCAGATGGTGTCCTATGAAGTCTCCATGGGCTTCGTCATCATCACCGTGCTGCTGTGCGTCGGTTCGCTGAACCTGTCCGCCATCGTCGAGGCCCAGCGCGACATGTGGTTCGTCATTCCGCTGTTCCCCATGGCGGTGGTGTTCTTCATCTCGACCCTGGCCGAGACCAACCGCCATCCCTTCGATCTGCCGGAGGCCGAGGCCGAACTGGTCGCCGGCTACAACGTCGAATATTCCGGCATGGCCTTCGCCCTGTTCTTCCTGGGCGAATACGCCAACATGATCCTGATGTCGGGGATGACCACGATCCTGTTCCTTGGGGGCTGGTTGCCGCCGATCGACATCGAGCCCCTGAACTGGATTCCGGGGCCGATCTGGTTCGCGGCCAAGATCGCCTTCTGTCTGTTCATCTTCATCTGGGTGCGCGCGACCTTCCCGCGTTATCGCTACGACCAGTTGATGCGCCTCGGCTGGAAAGTGTTCCTGCCGATTTCGCTGTTCGCCGTCGCGGCCGTGGCCGGTGTGTTGCTGGCCTTCGGCTGGGTTCCCACCCCGGTCGCCGGTTAA
- the nuoE gene encoding NADH-quinone oxidoreductase subunit NuoE, translating into MNTQQPSSFAFTAENLEKAKWHIAKYPAGRQQSAVMPLLDLAQRQNGGWIPQAAIEVIADMLDMASIRVYEVATFYTMYNLKPVGRHFVQVCTNLPCWLRGSDQIMAACKKVTGCSNGETSADGEFTVLEVECLGACVNAPMMQIGDDYYEDLDSVTAEEVLTALKAGQKPKVGSQSGRHTCEPAGGITTLTDRYPDRAAKAGGDD; encoded by the coding sequence ATGAATACACAGCAACCGTCGAGCTTCGCCTTTACGGCGGAGAACCTCGAAAAGGCCAAATGGCACATCGCCAAGTATCCGGCGGGCCGCCAGCAGAGCGCGGTGATGCCGCTGCTGGATCTGGCGCAGCGGCAGAACGGCGGCTGGATTCCCCAGGCGGCGATCGAGGTCATCGCCGACATGCTCGATATGGCGTCGATCCGGGTCTACGAGGTCGCGACCTTCTACACCATGTACAATCTGAAGCCGGTCGGCAGGCACTTCGTCCAGGTCTGCACCAACCTGCCGTGCTGGCTGCGCGGTTCGGACCAGATCATGGCCGCCTGCAAGAAGGTGACCGGGTGTTCGAACGGTGAAACCTCCGCCGACGGCGAATTCACGGTGCTCGAGGTCGAATGCCTGGGTGCCTGCGTCAACGCGCCGATGATGCAGATCGGCGACGATTATTACGAAGACCTGGATTCGGTCACGGCCGAAGAGGTTCTGACGGCGCTCAAGGCGGGACAGAAGCCGAAGGTCGGCTCCCAGTCGGGGCGCCATACCTGCGAGCCCGCCGGGGGGATCACGACCCTGACCGACCGTTACCCGGACCGGGCCGCCAAGGCGGGAGGCGACGACTGA
- the nuoI gene encoding NADH-quinone oxidoreductase subunit NuoI, with the protein MSFIGQSAKALFLKELVAGMALTLKYFTKPKVTLNYPYEKGPLSPRFRGEHALRRYPNGEERCIACKLCEAICPAQAITIEAEPRDDGSRRTTRYDIDMVKCIYCGYCEEACPVDAIVEGPNFEYATETREELLYDKTKLLANGDRWETELAERLRADAPYR; encoded by the coding sequence ATGAGCTTCATCGGACAAAGCGCCAAGGCCCTGTTCCTGAAGGAACTTGTCGCCGGCATGGCGCTGACGCTCAAGTACTTCACCAAGCCCAAGGTGACCTTGAACTACCCCTATGAAAAAGGCCCGTTGAGCCCGCGGTTCCGCGGCGAACACGCGCTGCGCCGTTATCCCAACGGCGAGGAACGCTGCATCGCCTGCAAGCTGTGCGAGGCGATCTGCCCGGCTCAGGCCATCACCATCGAGGCCGAACCCCGCGACGACGGCTCGCGCCGCACCACGCGCTACGACATCGACATGGTGAAGTGCATCTATTGCGGTTATTGCGAGGAAGCCTGCCCGGTCGACGCCATCGTCGAGGGCCCGAACTTCGAATACGCCACGGAAACCCGCGAAGAACTGTTGTACGACAAGACCAAGCTGTTGGCCAACGGCGACCGTTGGGAAACGGAACTGGCCGAGCGGCTGCGCGCCGACGCGCCCTACCGCTGA
- the nuoG gene encoding NADH-quinone oxidoreductase subunit NuoG gives MPKITIDGTEHEVEAGMTILQACEQAGKEVPRFCYHDRLSIAGNCRMCLVQMERSPKPVASCAMPVADGMVVYTDTPEVKKMRQGVMEFLLINHPLDCPICDQGGECDLQDQAMAYGMDHGRYKENKRAVEDKHMGPLIKTIMTRCIHCTRCVRFSTEVAGVTDMGLIGRGESAEIVTYLDQAVSSELSGNVIDLCPVGALTSKPYAFAARPWELKKTESIDVSDAQGCAIRVDSRGPEVMRVLPRLNEDVNEEWISDKARYCVDGLKRQRLDRPYVRVKGKLQPATWPEAFAAVAKAVKGKPGNEIAAIAGDQADCESMLLLKELMVGLGSANMDCRQDGSKVDPAVRASYIFNSTIAGIEDADALLIVGANPRWEAPVLNARIRKRYLMGNFPIAAVGPAIDLSYPVDWLGEDANVLAQIAAGSHPFAEVLKTAERPMIIVGSGAVARPDGAVVLGLARQVADAAGAVTADWNGFNVLQRASSRVGGLDLGFVPGEGGLDTGRILDGAATGDIKVIYLLGADEIDTKDLDKPFVIYQGHHGDAGAHVADVILPGAAYTEKDATYVNLEGRVQRGQLAVYPPGDAREDWKIIRALSDALNATLPYTTLADVRRGLVKANPVFQGIDDIQAATWGDFGGSGEVSGAFTYPIANFYMTDPISRASATMAECTDEILGGGEGKTGTDG, from the coding sequence ATGCCAAAGATCACCATCGACGGCACGGAACACGAGGTCGAAGCCGGCATGACGATCCTGCAGGCCTGCGAGCAGGCCGGCAAGGAAGTGCCGCGTTTCTGCTATCACGACCGTCTGTCCATCGCCGGCAACTGCCGCATGTGCCTGGTGCAGATGGAACGCTCGCCCAAGCCGGTGGCGTCCTGCGCCATGCCCGTGGCCGACGGCATGGTCGTCTACACGGACACGCCCGAGGTCAAGAAGATGCGCCAGGGGGTGATGGAGTTCCTGCTTATCAACCATCCGCTGGACTGTCCGATCTGCGACCAGGGCGGCGAATGCGACTTGCAGGACCAGGCCATGGCCTATGGCATGGATCACGGGCGCTACAAGGAAAACAAGCGCGCCGTCGAAGACAAGCACATGGGCCCGCTGATCAAGACGATCATGACCCGCTGCATCCATTGCACGCGTTGCGTTCGGTTCTCGACCGAGGTCGCGGGCGTCACCGACATGGGGCTGATCGGGCGCGGCGAGAGCGCCGAAATCGTCACCTACCTGGACCAGGCCGTCAGTTCCGAACTGTCGGGCAACGTCATCGATCTGTGCCCGGTGGGGGCGCTCACGTCCAAGCCCTATGCCTTCGCGGCCCGCCCGTGGGAATTGAAGAAGACCGAAAGCATCGACGTGTCCGATGCCCAGGGCTGCGCCATCCGCGTCGATAGCCGGGGGCCCGAGGTGATGCGCGTGTTGCCGCGCCTCAATGAGGACGTCAACGAGGAATGGATTTCCGACAAGGCGCGCTATTGCGTCGACGGCCTGAAGCGCCAGCGCCTGGACCGGCCCTATGTGCGCGTGAAGGGCAAGTTGCAGCCGGCGACCTGGCCGGAAGCCTTCGCCGCCGTGGCCAAGGCCGTCAAGGGCAAGCCGGGCAACGAGATCGCCGCCATCGCGGGCGATCAGGCTGATTGCGAAAGCATGCTGCTGTTGAAGGAACTGATGGTCGGCCTGGGATCGGCCAACATGGATTGCCGCCAGGACGGATCGAAGGTCGACCCGGCCGTGCGCGCATCCTACATCTTCAATTCGACCATCGCCGGGATCGAGGACGCGGACGCGTTGCTGATCGTGGGGGCCAACCCGCGCTGGGAAGCACCCGTGCTCAACGCCCGCATCCGCAAGCGGTATCTGATGGGCAACTTCCCGATCGCCGCCGTCGGCCCGGCCATCGACCTGAGCTATCCCGTGGACTGGCTGGGTGAGGATGCCAATGTGCTGGCGCAGATTGCCGCCGGCAGCCATCCCTTTGCCGAGGTCCTGAAGACGGCCGAACGGCCCATGATCATCGTCGGCTCGGGCGCCGTGGCGCGCCCCGACGGCGCGGTGGTGCTGGGTCTGGCGCGCCAAGTCGCGGACGCGGCCGGTGCGGTGACGGCGGACTGGAACGGCTTCAACGTGCTGCAGCGCGCGTCGTCGCGCGTCGGCGGCCTGGACCTGGGCTTCGTGCCGGGCGAGGGCGGCCTGGACACGGGCCGCATCCTGGATGGTGCCGCGACCGGCGACATCAAGGTGATCTATCTTCTGGGCGCCGACGAGATCGACACCAAGGACCTGGACAAGCCCTTCGTGATCTACCAGGGCCATCACGGCGACGCGGGCGCCCATGTCGCCGACGTGATCCTGCCGGGGGCGGCCTATACGGAAAAGGACGCGACCTACGTGAACCTGGAAGGCCGCGTTCAGCGCGGCCAGTTGGCCGTCTATCCGCCGGGCGACGCCCGCGAGGACTGGAAGATCATCCGCGCCCTGTCGGACGCCCTGAACGCCACGCTGCCTTATACGACCCTGGCCGACGTGCGCCGGGGCCTGGTCAAGGCCAATCCCGTGTTCCAGGGCATCGACGACATCCAGGCGGCAACCTGGGGCGACTTCGGCGGGTCGGGCGAGGTGTCCGGCGCGTTCACCTATCCGATCGCCAATTTCTACATGACCGATCCGATCAGCCGTGCGTCCGCCACCATGGCTGAATGCACGGACGAAATTCTCGGCGGCGGGGAAGGGAAGACCGGCACCGATGGTTGA
- a CDS encoding NADH-quinone oxidoreductase subunit D, producing MAETQIKNFNLNFGPQHPAAHGVLRLVLEMDGEVVERADPHIGLLHRGTEKLIEYKTYAQAVPYFDRLDYVAPQNQEHAFVLAAEKLLGIEIPKRGQYIRVLYCEIGRILNHILNITAFAMDVGAMTPMLWGFEIRERLMEFCESASGARLHMNYFRVGGVAQDLPAGLLEDIAKWADEEFPAFLDDLESLLTENRIFKQRTVDIGVIDAEQCFDWGFTGPNLRASGVAWDLRKAQPYDAYAEMDFDIPVGKMGDCYDRYLVRMLEMRESLKIIRQCVENMPGGPVKSTNKKVTPPTRGDMKQSMEALIHHFKLFTEGFHVPAGETYTAVEAPKGEFGVYLVADGSNKPYRCKIRAPGFAHLEATEFLSKGHMLADVVANIGSIDVVFGEIDR from the coding sequence ATGGCCGAAACCCAGATCAAGAATTTCAACCTCAACTTCGGGCCGCAGCATCCGGCGGCCCACGGGGTGCTGCGCCTGGTCCTGGAAATGGACGGCGAGGTCGTGGAGCGCGCCGATCCGCACATCGGCCTGCTGCACCGGGGCACGGAAAAGCTTATCGAATACAAGACCTACGCCCAGGCCGTGCCGTACTTCGACCGCCTGGACTATGTCGCGCCGCAGAACCAGGAACACGCCTTCGTGCTGGCGGCGGAAAAGCTGCTGGGCATCGAAATTCCCAAGCGGGGCCAGTACATCCGCGTGCTCTATTGCGAAATCGGCCGCATTCTCAACCACATCCTGAACATCACGGCCTTCGCCATGGATGTGGGCGCCATGACGCCGATGTTGTGGGGCTTCGAGATTCGCGAACGCCTGATGGAGTTCTGTGAATCCGCCTCGGGTGCGCGCCTGCACATGAACTATTTCCGCGTCGGCGGCGTCGCCCAGGACCTGCCGGCAGGGTTGCTGGAAGACATCGCCAAATGGGCCGATGAAGAGTTCCCGGCCTTCCTCGACGATCTGGAAAGCCTGCTCACGGAAAACCGCATCTTCAAGCAGCGCACGGTCGATATCGGCGTCATCGATGCCGAACAATGCTTCGACTGGGGCTTCACGGGCCCGAATCTGCGCGCCTCCGGGGTTGCCTGGGATCTGCGCAAGGCGCAGCCCTATGACGCCTATGCGGAAATGGATTTCGACATTCCCGTGGGCAAGATGGGCGACTGCTACGACCGCTATCTGGTGCGCATGCTGGAAATGCGCGAATCCCTGAAGATCATCCGCCAATGCGTTGAAAACATGCCCGGCGGGCCGGTCAAGTCGACCAACAAGAAGGTCACGCCGCCGACCCGCGGCGACATGAAGCAATCCATGGAAGCCTTGATCCACCACTTCAAACTGTTTACCGAGGGCTTCCACGTGCCGGCTGGCGAAACCTATACGGCCGTCGAGGCGCCCAAGGGCGAATTCGGCGTCTATCTGGTGGCCGACGGCTCCAACAAACCCTATCGCTGCAAGATCCGGGCGCCGGGATTCGCCCATCTGGAAGCGACGGAATTCCTGTCGAAGGGGCATATGCTCGCGGACGTGGTCGCGAACATCGGCTCCATCGACGTCGTGTTCGGCGAAATCGACCGGTGA
- a CDS encoding NADH-quinone oxidoreductase subunit B family protein → MSVVTQPGTAPDLGQPLGPGAEQDEILARVTQELQDKGFVLANVDKLVNWARTGSLWPMTFGLACCAVEMIHAYMSRYDLDRFGVVPRPSPRQSDVMIVAGTLTNKMAPAFRKVYDQMAEPRYVISMGSCANGGGYYHYSYAIVRGCDRVVPVDVYVPGCPPTAEALVYGILQLQKKIRRTGALWR, encoded by the coding sequence ATGTCCGTCGTGACGCAGCCCGGAACCGCCCCCGACCTCGGCCAGCCCTTAGGGCCCGGCGCCGAGCAGGACGAGATTCTCGCCCGCGTGACCCAGGAGCTACAGGACAAGGGCTTCGTCCTTGCCAATGTGGACAAGCTGGTCAACTGGGCGCGCACGGGGTCGTTGTGGCCCATGACCTTCGGTCTGGCCTGCTGCGCGGTCGAGATGATCCACGCCTACATGAGCCGCTATGACCTGGACCGCTTCGGCGTGGTGCCGCGGCCGAGCCCGCGCCAGTCCGACGTGATGATCGTCGCCGGCACCCTGACCAACAAGATGGCCCCCGCGTTCCGTAAGGTCTACGACCAGATGGCGGAACCGCGTTATGTGATCTCCATGGGATCCTGCGCCAACGGCGGCGGCTATTACCATTATTCCTATGCCATCGTGCGCGGCTGCGACCGTGTCGTGCCCGTCGACGTCTATGTGCCCGGCTGCCCGCCGACGGCCGAGGCGCTGGTGTATGGCATTCTCCAATTGCAGAAGAAAATCCGCCGTACCGGCGCCCTGTGGCGCTGA
- a CDS encoding HU family DNA-binding protein, translating into MNKNDLIAAVANSTGLSKSDSASAVDSVFDAIAGALKGGDEVRLVGFGTFSVTKRAATTGRNPRTGESIQIPASNQPKFKAGKGLKDAVN; encoded by the coding sequence TTGAACAAGAATGATCTGATCGCAGCCGTTGCCAACAGCACCGGCTTGTCCAAATCCGATTCCGCAAGCGCAGTTGACAGCGTTTTCGACGCGATCGCTGGCGCTTTGAAGGGCGGTGACGAAGTCCGCCTGGTCGGCTTCGGCACCTTCAGTGTGACCAAGCGCGCCGCGACCACGGGCCGTAACCCGCGGACCGGCGAAAGCATCCAGATTCCGGCGTCCAACCAGCCCAAGTTCAAGGCTGGCAAGGGTCTGAAGGACGCGGTCAACTAA
- a CDS encoding NADH-quinone oxidoreductase subunit J — MIVEALAFYMFAFIAVAAGVLVISSKNPVHSVLFLILAFFNSAGLFVLLGAEFLAMILVVVYVGAVAVLFMFVVMMLDINFTELRSGFLQYLPLGGLVGLILLAEMVVVAGGWQSIAGGAKLAEAAAPIVKGTTNTHALGEIVYTHYVYLFQAAGLILLVAMIGAIVLTHRRRTGVKRQRIADQNARGTDTVEVRKVEVGKGI; from the coding sequence ATGATCGTCGAAGCCCTGGCGTTCTACATGTTCGCCTTCATCGCCGTGGCCGCGGGCGTGCTGGTCATTTCCTCCAAGAACCCCGTTCATTCGGTGCTGTTCCTGATTCTGGCGTTCTTCAATTCGGCCGGGCTGTTCGTGCTGCTGGGGGCCGAGTTCCTGGCCATGATCCTGGTCGTCGTCTATGTCGGCGCCGTTGCCGTGCTGTTCATGTTCGTGGTCATGATGCTGGACATCAATTTCACGGAACTGCGCTCGGGCTTTCTGCAATACCTGCCGCTGGGCGGGCTGGTCGGCCTGATCCTGCTGGCGGAAATGGTCGTCGTGGCCGGCGGTTGGCAGTCCATCGCCGGCGGCGCCAAGCTGGCCGAGGCGGCGGCCCCCATCGTCAAGGGCACGACCAACACCCATGCCCTGGGTGAGATCGTCTACACGCACTACGTCTACCTGTTCCAGGCCGCGGGCCTGATCCTGCTGGTCGCCATGATCGGCGCCATCGTGCTGACCCACCGGCGGCGCACGGGCGTCAAGCGCCAGCGCATCGCCGATCAGAACGCGCGCGGCACGGACACGGTCGAGGTCCGCAAGGTCGAAGTCGGGAAGGGGATCTGA
- a CDS encoding NADH-quinone oxidoreductase subunit A: protein MPGVGFLRPRGDKTFEIYPVIGHFPPVVTDMASLSHRRGRIAAFLRMHSGGPRQEAGDREFGVNDLLLEYLPILIFIGIAVGLAGAIMLASFVIAQQNPDVEKNSAYECGFEAFDDSRGRFDVRFYLVAILFIIFDLEVAFLFPWAVTLGKIGVFGFWSMMVFLSVLTIGFIYEWRKGALEWE, encoded by the coding sequence TTGCCGGGCGTCGGTTTTTTGCGCCCGCGCGGCGATAAAACCTTTGAAATTTATCCGGTTATCGGTCACTTTCCCCCGGTAGTCACCGACATGGCCTCATTAAGTCATCGACGTGGCCGCATCGCGGCATTCCTTAGAATGCATTCGGGGGGACCAAGGCAGGAAGCCGGGGACAGGGAGTTCGGCGTGAACGATTTGCTATTGGAATATCTCCCCATCCTGATCTTCATCGGGATTGCCGTCGGCCTTGCCGGCGCGATCATGTTGGCGTCCTTCGTGATCGCCCAGCAGAACCCCGACGTGGAAAAGAACTCGGCCTATGAATGCGGCTTCGAAGCCTTCGACGATTCGCGCGGCCGGTTCGACGTTCGGTTTTATCTGGTGGCCATCCTGTTCATCATTTTCGATCTCGAAGTGGCCTTCCTGTTTCCCTGGGCGGTGACGCTGGGCAAGATCGGTGTCTTCGGTTTCTGGTCGATGATGGTATTCCTGTCCGTGCTGACCATTGGATTTATCTACGAGTGGCGCAAAGGCGCCCTCGAATGGGAATAA
- a CDS encoding NADH-quinone oxidoreductase subunit C: MDQALKELAEHLRDQLGDKLLADEVRLGELMITVRRDAIVAVLKSLRDDSNCRFHQLMDICGVDYADESPRFEIVYNLLSMTHNTRIRVKLRTDEDDPVPSVAGVFSTANWFEREIWDMYGVFFSDHPDLRRLLTDYGFEGHPLRKDFPLTGYVEVRYDDEQKRVVYEPVKLTQEFRNFDFESPWEGMERVVLPGDEKAEAEPETEAS, translated from the coding sequence ATGGATCAGGCCCTCAAGGAACTTGCCGAACACCTCCGCGACCAGCTTGGCGATAAGCTGTTGGCCGACGAGGTGCGTCTCGGCGAATTGATGATCACCGTCAGGCGGGACGCCATCGTCGCGGTGCTGAAGTCCCTGCGTGACGATTCGAACTGCCGGTTCCATCAGCTGATGGACATCTGCGGCGTCGACTACGCGGATGAAAGCCCGCGCTTCGAGATCGTCTACAACCTTCTGTCCATGACCCATAACACGCGCATCCGCGTCAAGCTGCGCACGGACGAGGACGACCCCGTGCCGTCCGTCGCCGGGGTGTTCTCGACCGCCAACTGGTTCGAGCGCGAAATCTGGGACATGTACGGCGTGTTCTTCTCCGACCATCCCGACCTGCGCCGCCTGCTCACCGATTACGGGTTCGAGGGGCATCCCCTGCGCAAGGACTTCCCGCTGACGGGCTATGTCGAGGTGCGTTACGACGACGAACAGAAACGCGTGGTCTACGAGCCCGTGAAGCTGACCCAGGAATTCCGCAACTTCGACTTCGAAAGCCCCTGGGAAGGCATGGAACGCGTCGTCCTGCCGGGCGACGAGAAGGCCGAGGCGGAACCGGAAACCGAGGCGTCCTGA